A stretch of Fusobacterium periodonticum ATCC 33693 DNA encodes these proteins:
- a CDS encoding NADH:flavin oxidoreductase, with amino-acid sequence MKKINIFTDFKIKNIHIKNRIVLPPMVRFSLVKDDGYVTQDLIDWYGMIARSGVGLIIIEASAVEESGKLRENQIGIWDDSFIEGLTRVADEIHKYDVPCMIQIHHAGFKDKISEVSEEELDRILKLFEDAFIRAKKCGFDGIEIHGAHTYLISQLNSKLWNKRTDKYGERLYFSRKLIENTRYLFDDNFILGYRMGGNEPELEDGIENAKELESYGLDILHVSSGVPNPEYKRQVKISTFPKDFPLDWIIYMGTEIKKHVKIPVIGVSKIKKESQASWLVENNLLDFVAVGKAMISQDKWMDKARKDFMLKNKD; translated from the coding sequence ATGAAAAAAATTAATATTTTTACAGATTTTAAAATTAAAAATATACATATTAAAAATAGAATAGTTTTACCACCTATGGTTAGATTTTCTCTTGTAAAGGATGACGGCTATGTCACTCAAGATTTAATTGACTGGTATGGAATGATAGCTAGAAGTGGAGTAGGACTTATAATTATTGAGGCTTCAGCAGTTGAAGAAAGTGGTAAATTGAGAGAAAATCAAATTGGGATTTGGGATGATAGTTTTATTGAAGGACTTACTAGGGTAGCTGATGAAATTCACAAATATGATGTACCTTGTATGATACAGATTCACCATGCTGGCTTTAAAGATAAAATATCAGAAGTTTCTGAAGAAGAATTAGATAGAATTTTAAAACTCTTTGAAGATGCTTTTATTAGAGCAAAAAAATGTGGCTTTGACGGAATTGAAATTCATGGAGCTCATACTTATTTAATCTCTCAATTAAATTCTAAACTTTGGAATAAAAGAACTGATAAATATGGAGAAAGACTTTACTTTTCAAGAAAACTGATAGAAAATACTAGATATTTATTTGATGATAATTTTATTCTTGGTTATAGAATGGGTGGAAATGAGCCTGAACTTGAAGATGGCATAGAAAATGCAAAAGAGTTAGAATCTTATGGCTTAGATATATTACATGTTTCTAGCGGTGTTCCTAACCCTGAATATAAAAGACAAGTAAAAATAAGTACTTTTCCAAAAGATTTTCCATTAGATTGGATAATCTACATGGGAACAGAAATAAAAAAACATGTAAAAATACCTGTCATAGGTGTAAGCAAAATTAAAAAAGAAAGTCAAGCTAGTTGGCTTGTTGAAAATAATTTACTAGATTTTGTTGCAGTTGGAAAAGCAATGATTTCACAAGATAAATGGATGGATAAAGCGAGAAAAGATTTTATGTTAAAAAATAAAGATTAA
- a CDS encoding type II toxin-antitoxin system HicB family antitoxin: MTTRNYIAVAKQLEDNTILLSFPDFEGLTAIADSEENIQNIAAKTIKTKLAELKNSNIEAPEPKKIMEVSKNLQAGEFTTYVLITESLSFNNLKANEAMKDTLSDVTNKVDNFINKDIKKSVPEGKEHFLGIGGAILAILNTLLFPVYTITGFFGFGGGGANFFQMNALYMLFGLAFLAFAGANIYASLNRNMKILQISTLGFLGIFILCYILVFIVALGNSYLSVGIIKFLLYLISVALIYSGYRILNSLNDSNN, encoded by the coding sequence ATGACAACTAGAAACTATATTGCAGTAGCAAAACAATTAGAAGATAATACAATCTTATTATCTTTTCCAGATTTTGAAGGGCTAACAGCTATAGCTGATTCTGAAGAAAATATACAAAATATTGCAGCAAAAACTATAAAAACTAAGTTAGCTGAATTAAAAAATTCTAATATAGAAGCCCCTGAACCTAAAAAAATAATGGAAGTTTCTAAAAATCTGCAAGCTGGAGAATTCACTACTTATGTTTTAATAACAGAAAGTCTATCTTTTAATAATTTAAAAGCTAATGAAGCTATGAAAGATACTTTAAGTGATGTCACAAATAAAGTTGATAATTTTATAAATAAAGATATAAAAAAATCTGTTCCTGAAGGAAAAGAACACTTTTTAGGAATAGGGGGAGCTATTCTAGCTATTCTTAATACATTATTGTTCCCTGTTTACACTATTACTGGATTTTTTGGTTTTGGTGGAGGAGGAGCTAACTTTTTCCAAATGAATGCTCTTTATATGCTTTTTGGTTTGGCATTCTTAGCTTTTGCAGGAGCAAATATATATGCTAGTCTAAATAGAAATATGAAAATTTTACAAATATCTACACTTGGGTTTTTAGGAATTTTTATTCTTTGTTATATTTTAGTTTTTATAGTAGCATTAGGAAATTCTTATTTATCAGTTGGAATTATTAAATTTTTACTATATCTAATCTCTGTAGCATTAATCTATAGTGGATATAGAATTTTAAATAGTTTAAATGATTCTAATAACTAA
- a CDS encoding type II toxin-antitoxin system HicB family antitoxin: protein MSMTNYIIVVKALENSNFLISFPDFEGLTATVDSEEKIQSVATEVIKNKLTELRKNNLDIPEAKKMKNISSTLNEGEFSTYIPVKDDFDFKAAMNSTISNFKDKESFKKGTEDLKNKANELTNNIPKGYENLFGIIGGAITIINTFFISIFSVIIPIFGNYSIGFFKGLGFLADFSKEAKNAQAILLFSGILFIAFAGLLIYSSIIKNKNILLYSIIGNAIFLVVFYIILFIKLPGGEVGKYISVSFFKIFLYLVSLALAFVSYFLLSKIEENEAEETIKTIESKIPSETSANNGDDKNEEGL, encoded by the coding sequence ATGTCAATGACAAATTATATTATAGTAGTAAAAGCTTTAGAAAATAGTAATTTTTTAATTTCTTTTCCAGATTTTGAAGGGCTAACAGCTACAGTTGATTCAGAAGAAAAAATTCAATCTGTTGCAACAGAAGTAATAAAAAATAAATTAACAGAGCTAAGAAAAAACAATTTAGATATACCTGAAGCTAAAAAAATGAAAAATATATCTTCAACTTTAAATGAAGGAGAATTTTCTACTTATATTCCTGTAAAAGATGATTTTGATTTTAAAGCTGCTATGAACTCTACTATATCTAACTTTAAAGACAAAGAAAGTTTTAAAAAGGGAACTGAAGATTTAAAAAATAAAGCAAATGAACTTACTAATAATATTCCTAAGGGATATGAAAATCTTTTTGGTATTATTGGAGGGGCTATAACAATAATAAATACTTTTTTTATTTCTATTTTCTCTGTAATAATTCCAATTTTTGGAAATTATTCTATAGGATTTTTTAAAGGTTTAGGTTTTCTCGCTGATTTTAGTAAGGAAGCTAAAAATGCTCAAGCTATTTTATTATTTTCTGGTATTTTATTTATAGCTTTTGCTGGGCTTTTAATATATTCAAGTATAATTAAAAACAAAAATATCTTACTATATTCTATTATAGGAAATGCCATATTTTTGGTTGTTTTCTATATAATATTATTCATTAAATTACCTGGTGGAGAAGTAGGTAAATATATTTCTGTTTCATTCTTTAAAATTTTTCTTTACCTAGTTTCACTTGCTTTAGCTTTTGTAAGTTATTTCCTTTTAAGTAAAATTGAAGAAAATGAAGCTGAAGAAACTATAAAAACTATTGAAAGTAAAATTCCATCAGAAACTTCAGCTAATAATGGAGATGATAAAAATGAAGAAGGACTTTAA
- a CDS encoding phosphatidylinositol-4-phosphate 5-kinase, with amino-acid sequence MKKDFKQFLILLIISIFIAFTVSFAYSVYQNYQREKKVNEVKSLFNLSGTDEKKNEEHTKVEETPKPEDVNSKDSWNNLIISEIEKDYVLEARPFYKRLYDKITGKKIYNYKSNNNENQTLLVEMNDNKITQKFFDSGKEVLEKELIANDDFSSYDLKTHNITEEYTATYKDILGKDTYLNTKNGLIEYQDGKKIEFIHKNAVMNGSAIETLPNGDKIEFNYVNDKRYGEAQKFYVNGDREDFFYGKDEKKNGPSIYYFANGEREEVAYKDGILDGPAIYIFNDGIAEHYEYKNGKRIED; translated from the coding sequence ATGAAGAAGGACTTTAAACAATTTCTTATTCTTCTAATAATTTCAATTTTTATTGCTTTCACTGTTAGTTTTGCTTATTCAGTTTACCAAAATTATCAAAGAGAAAAAAAGGTTAATGAAGTAAAAAGCCTTTTTAATTTAAGTGGAACAGATGAAAAGAAAAATGAAGAACATACCAAAGTAGAAGAAACTCCTAAACCTGAAGATGTTAACTCTAAAGATAGTTGGAATAATCTAATTATTAGTGAGATAGAGAAAGATTATGTTTTAGAAGCAAGACCTTTTTATAAAAGATTATATGATAAAATAACAGGTAAGAAGATCTATAATTATAAGTCTAATAATAATGAAAATCAAACTTTATTAGTTGAAATGAACGATAATAAAATAACTCAAAAATTCTTTGATTCTGGTAAAGAAGTTTTAGAAAAGGAATTAATTGCAAATGATGACTTTTCTTCTTATGATTTAAAAACTCATAATATAACTGAAGAATATACTGCAACTTATAAAGATATTTTAGGTAAAGATACGTATCTAAATACTAAAAATGGTCTTATTGAGTATCAAGATGGAAAAAAAATAGAATTTATTCATAAAAATGCTGTTATGAATGGATCTGCTATTGAAACTCTTCCTAATGGTGATAAGATAGAATTTAATTATGTCAATGATAAAAGATATGGAGAAGCTCAAAAGTTTTATGTTAATGGAGATAGAGAAGACTTTTTCTATGGAAAAGATGAAAAGAAAAATGGTCCATCTATCTATTATTTCGCTAATGGTGAAAGAGAAGAAGTTGCATACAAAGATGGTATCTTAGATGGACCTGCTATATACATTTTTAATGATGGTATAGCTGAACACTATGAATATAAAAATGGTAAAAGGATAGAAGATTAA
- a CDS encoding pseudouridine synthase gives MRLDRFLVECGIGSRKEVKKIISTKEVKVNGSYDISAKDNIDEYSDIIEYNGKKLEYKEFRYYIMNKKAGYITATEDTREATVMDLLPEWVIKKDLAPVGRLDKDTEGLLLFTNDGKLNHRLLSPKNHVDKTYYVEIENNISQEDILKLEEGVDIGSYVTLPAKVKKISDTKIFLTIKEGKFHQVKKMLEAVNNKVIYLQRTSFAKLKLADLALGEVKEVNLEDII, from the coding sequence ATGAGATTGGATAGATTTTTAGTAGAATGTGGTATAGGAAGTAGAAAAGAAGTTAAAAAAATAATTTCTACAAAAGAAGTTAAAGTTAATGGTTCTTATGATATTTCAGCTAAAGATAATATAGATGAATATTCTGACATAATTGAGTACAATGGTAAAAAATTAGAATATAAAGAATTTAGATACTATATTATGAATAAAAAAGCTGGTTATATAACAGCAACTGAAGATACAAGAGAAGCAACTGTTATGGACTTACTTCCTGAATGGGTTATTAAAAAAGATTTAGCTCCTGTTGGTAGATTGGATAAGGACACTGAAGGTTTACTTCTATTTACAAATGATGGAAAACTTAATCATAGATTACTTTCTCCTAAAAATCATGTAGATAAGACTTATTATGTAGAGATAGAAAATAATATTTCACAAGAAGATATTTTAAAGTTGGAGGAAGGAGTAGATATAGGAAGTTATGTCACTCTTCCAGCTAAAGTTAAAAAAATCTCTGATACAAAAATTTTCTTGACTATTAAAGAGGGTAAATTTCATCAAGTAAAAAAAATGTTAGAGGCTGTAAATAATAAGGTTATTTATTTACAGAGAACTAGTTTTGCTAAATTAAAATTGGCTGATTTAGCATTAGGAGAAGTTAAAGAAGTTAATTTAGAAGATATTATTTAG
- the efp gene encoding elongation factor P, whose protein sequence is MKIAQELRAGSTIKIGNDPFVVLKAEYNKSGRNAAVVKFKMKNLISGNISDAVYKADDKMDDIKLDKVKAIYSYQNGDSYIFSNPETWEEIELKGEDLGDALNYLEEEMPLDVVYYESTAVAVELPTFVEREVTYTEPGLRGDTSGKVMKPARINTGFEVQVPLFVEQGEWIKIDTRTNEYVERVKK, encoded by the coding sequence ATGAAAATTGCACAAGAATTAAGAGCGGGAAGTACAATTAAAATTGGAAATGACCCATTTGTAGTATTAAAGGCTGAATATAACAAATCAGGAAGAAATGCTGCTGTTGTTAAGTTTAAAATGAAAAACTTAATATCTGGAAACATATCAGATGCTGTCTATAAAGCAGATGATAAAATGGACGATATTAAATTAGATAAGGTAAAAGCTATCTATTCTTATCAAAATGGAGATTCTTATATATTCTCTAATCCAGAAACTTGGGAAGAAATTGAATTAAAAGGTGAAGATTTAGGAGATGCTTTAAACTATCTTGAAGAAGAAATGCCTTTAGATGTTGTTTATTATGAATCAACAGCTGTTGCAGTTGAATTACCTACTTTCGTTGAAAGAGAAGTAACTTATACTGAGCCAGGACTAAGAGGAGATACTTCAGGAAAAGTTATGAAACCCGCTAGAATCAATACAGGATTTGAAGTTCAAGTTCCTTTATTCGTTGAACAAGGTGAATGGATTAAAATAGACACAAGAACTAATGAATATGTTGAAAGAGTAAAAAAATAA
- a CDS encoding SH3 domain-containing protein encodes MKKLLLVMLFLLSSLTSFAVRYVVDTKDGYANLREEANSKSKVIKKLKNNHEMVFWHEEGEWFYVGAEPNDKNTDMTDGYIHKSQLKLHPETYTISSKDGYANVRNEAAVDSHPIAKLKNGTLVTKFRENGEWCYIEFDSEDGTPFDYGYIHKSQFKKYKEKR; translated from the coding sequence ATGAAGAAATTATTACTAGTTATGTTATTCTTATTATCATCTTTAACATCATTTGCTGTAAGATATGTTGTGGATACAAAAGATGGTTATGCAAATCTTAGAGAAGAAGCTAATTCAAAATCTAAGGTCATTAAAAAATTAAAAAATAATCATGAAATGGTTTTTTGGCATGAAGAAGGAGAATGGTTTTATGTTGGAGCCGAACCTAATGACAAAAATACAGATATGACTGATGGTTATATTCATAAAAGTCAATTAAAATTACATCCAGAAACTTATACTATATCATCAAAAGATGGTTATGCTAATGTAAGAAATGAAGCAGCAGTAGACTCACATCCAATAGCAAAATTAAAAAATGGAACACTTGTGACAAAGTTTAGAGAAAATGGAGAATGGTGTTATATTGAGTTTGATAGTGAAGATGGAACACCATTTGATTATGGCTATATACATAAAAGTCAATTTAAAAAATACAAAGAAAAAAGATAA
- the plsX gene encoding phosphate acyltransferase PlsX — protein sequence MKIALDAMSGDFAPVSTVKGAVEALNEIENLEVILVGKESIIKDELKKYKYDTKRIEIKNANEIIEMTDDPVKAVREKRDSSMNVCIDLVKDKVAQASVSCGNTGALLASSQLKLKRIKGVLRPAIAVLFPNKKDQGTLFLDLGANSDSKPEFLNQFATMGSKYMEIFLNKKNPKVALLNIGEEETKGNELTRETYILLKQNKDIDFLGNIESTKIMDGEVDVVVTDGYTGNVLLKTSEGVGKFIFHVVKESVMESWISKLGALLMKGALKKVKKKTEASEYGGAIFLGLSELSLKAHGNSDSRAIMNALKVASKFIELNFIEELRKTMEVE from the coding sequence ATGAAGATAGCCTTAGATGCTATGAGTGGGGATTTTGCTCCTGTGTCAACTGTAAAGGGAGCTGTTGAAGCTCTTAATGAAATTGAAAACCTAGAAGTTATTTTAGTTGGGAAAGAAAGTATCATAAAGGATGAATTAAAAAAATATAAATATGATACTAAACGGATTGAAATCAAAAATGCTAATGAAATTATAGAAATGACAGATGATCCTGTTAAGGCAGTGAGAGAAAAAAGAGATTCATCTATGAATGTCTGTATAGATTTAGTAAAAGACAAAGTGGCTCAAGCTTCTGTTTCTTGTGGAAACACAGGGGCATTATTGGCAAGTAGTCAATTGAAATTAAAAAGAATTAAAGGAGTTTTAAGACCAGCAATAGCAGTTCTATTTCCTAATAAAAAAGATCAAGGAACTTTATTTTTAGATTTAGGTGCCAATTCTGATTCTAAACCAGAATTTTTAAATCAATTTGCTACTATGGGTTCAAAGTATATGGAAATATTTTTAAATAAAAAAAATCCAAAAGTAGCTCTTTTAAATATTGGTGAAGAAGAAACAAAGGGAAATGAACTTACAAGAGAAACTTACATTCTACTAAAGCAAAATAAAGATATTGATTTCCTAGGAAATATTGAAAGTACAAAAATAATGGATGGAGAAGTTGATGTAGTTGTAACAGATGGTTATACAGGAAATGTACTTCTTAAAACATCTGAAGGAGTAGGAAAATTTATTTTCCATGTAGTTAAAGAATCTGTAATGGAAAGTTGGATTTCAAAATTGGGAGCTTTGTTAATGAAAGGAGCCTTAAAAAAAGTTAAAAAGAAAACTGAAGCTTCTGAATATGGTGGAGCTATATTTTTAGGTTTAAGTGAGCTTTCTTTAAAAGCTCATGGAAATTCTGATAGTAGAGCCATAATGAATGCTTTAAAAGTGGCTAGTAAATTTATAGAATTAAATTTTATTGAAGAATTAAGAAAGACTATGGAGGTAGAATAA
- a CDS encoding beta-ketoacyl-ACP synthase III, whose protein sequence is MQSIGIRGMGYYVPENIFTNFDFEKIIDTSDEWIRTRTGITERRFATKEQATSDLAREAALKAIESAKIKKEDIDLIILATVTPDYLAQGAACIVQHKLGLSNIPCFDLNAACTGFIYGLEVAYSMVKSGLYKNVLVIGAETLSRIIDMQNRNTCVLFGDGAAAAVVGEVEEGYGFLGFSIGAEGEDDMILKIPAGGSKKPNDDETIKNRENFVVMKGQDVFKFAVNILPKVTLDALEKAKLDVSDLSMVFPHQANSRIIESAAKRMKFPIEKFYMNLSRYGNTSSASVGLALGEAVEKGLVKKGDNVALTGFGGGLTYGSAIIKWAF, encoded by the coding sequence ATGCAAAGTATTGGGATAAGAGGAATGGGATATTATGTTCCTGAGAATATTTTTACAAACTTTGATTTTGAAAAAATTATAGATACTAGTGATGAATGGATTAGAACTAGAACAGGAATAACTGAAAGAAGATTTGCTACTAAAGAACAAGCAACTTCAGATTTAGCGCGTGAAGCAGCTTTAAAAGCTATAGAAAGTGCTAAAATAAAAAAAGAAGATATAGATTTAATTATACTTGCAACAGTTACTCCTGATTATTTAGCTCAGGGAGCTGCTTGTATAGTTCAACATAAATTAGGTTTATCAAATATTCCTTGTTTTGACTTAAATGCAGCTTGTACTGGTTTTATTTATGGACTTGAAGTTGCATATTCAATGGTTAAATCAGGTTTATATAAAAATGTACTTGTTATTGGTGCAGAAACTTTGTCAAGAATAATAGATATGCAAAATAGAAATACTTGTGTACTTTTTGGAGATGGAGCAGCTGCAGCAGTAGTTGGAGAAGTTGAAGAAGGTTATGGTTTCTTAGGTTTCTCAATAGGAGCTGAAGGTGAAGATGATATGATCCTTAAGATTCCTGCTGGAGGAAGTAAAAAACCTAATGATGATGAAACAATAAAAAATAGAGAAAATTTTGTTGTTATGAAGGGACAAGACGTATTTAAATTTGCTGTAAATATTTTACCTAAGGTAACTTTAGATGCTTTAGAAAAAGCTAAATTAGATGTTAGTGATTTATCTATGGTATTCCCACATCAAGCAAATTCAAGAATTATAGAATCAGCTGCAAAAAGAATGAAATTCCCTATTGAAAAATTCTATATGAACTTGAGTAGATATGGAAATACTTCATCTGCTTCAGTTGGTTTAGCTTTAGGTGAAGCTGTAGAAAAAGGCCTAGTTAAAAAAGGTGACAATGTTGCTCTAACTGGTTTTGGTGGTGGATTAACTTACGGCTCAGCTATTATAAAATGGGCTTTTTAG
- the fabD gene encoding ACP S-malonyltransferase — translation MGKIAFVYPGQGTQFVGMGKELYENNLKARELFDKIFSSLDIDLKKVMFEGPEDLLKRTDYTQPAIVSLSLVLTELLKETGVKPDYVAGHSVGEFAAFGGANYLSVEDAVKLVAARGRIMKEVAEKVNGSMAAVLGMDAEKIKEVLKSVDGVVEAVNFNEPNQTVIAGEKEAVEKACVALKDAGAKRALPLAVSGPFHSSLMKEAGEQLKVEAQNYNFNIADVKIIANTTAELLETDAEVKEEIYKQSFGPVKWVDTINKLKALGVTKIYEIGPGKVLAGLIKKIDKEIEVENIEII, via the coding sequence ATGGGGAAAATTGCTTTTGTTTATCCAGGTCAAGGAACTCAATTTGTTGGTATGGGTAAAGAATTATATGAAAATAATCTAAAAGCAAGAGAGCTATTTGATAAAATTTTCTCTTCTTTAGACATAGACTTAAAAAAAGTTATGTTTGAAGGTCCTGAAGATTTATTAAAGAGAACAGATTATACTCAACCAGCAATAGTTAGCTTAAGTTTAGTTTTAACTGAACTTTTAAAAGAAACAGGAGTAAAACCTGACTATGTTGCAGGACATTCTGTTGGGGAATTTGCTGCTTTTGGAGGAGCTAATTATCTTTCTGTAGAAGATGCAGTTAAACTTGTTGCTGCAAGAGGAAGAATAATGAAAGAAGTTGCTGAAAAAGTAAATGGAAGTATGGCAGCTGTTCTAGGTATGGATGCTGAAAAGATAAAAGAAGTTTTAAAGTCAGTTGATGGAGTTGTTGAAGCAGTAAACTTCAATGAACCTAACCAAACTGTTATTGCTGGTGAAAAAGAAGCTGTAGAAAAAGCTTGTGTTGCTTTAAAAGATGCAGGAGCTAAAAGAGCTTTACCACTTGCAGTATCAGGACCTTTTCACTCATCACTTATGAAAGAAGCAGGAGAACAATTAAAAGTTGAAGCTCAAAATTATAACTTCAATATAGCTGATGTTAAAATAATTGCAAATACTACTGCTGAACTTTTAGAAACAGATGCTGAAGTAAAAGAAGAAATTTATAAACAAAGTTTTGGACCTGTTAAATGGGTAGATACTATTAATAAGTTAAAAGCTTTAGGAGTTACTAAAATTTATGAGATTGGTCCTGGTAAAGTTTTAGCTGGACTTATTAAAAAAATTGATAAAGAAATTGAAGTAGAAAATATTGAAATAATTTAA
- a CDS encoding acyl carrier protein — MLDKVREIIVEQLGVEADQVKPESNFVDDLGADSLDTVELIMSFEEEFGVEIPDTEAEKIKTVQDVINYIEANKK, encoded by the coding sequence ATGTTAGATAAAGTAAGAGAAATTATAGTTGAACAATTAGGAGTTGAAGCTGATCAAGTTAAACCTGAATCAAACTTCGTTGATGATTTAGGAGCAGATTCATTAGATACTGTTGAATTAATAATGTCTTTTGAAGAAGAATTTGGAGTAGAAATTCCTGATACTGAAGCTGAAAAAATTAAAACTGTTCAAGATGTTATAAACTACATAGAAGCAAATAAAAAATAA
- the fabF gene encoding beta-ketoacyl-ACP synthase II translates to MKRVVVTGLGLISSLGIGLEESWKKLIAGETGIDLITSYDTTDQPVRIAGEVKGFEPTDYGIEKKEVKKLARNTQFALVATKMALDDANFKIDETNADDVGVLVSAGVGGIEIMEEQYGAMLSKGYKRISPFTIPAMIENMAAGNIAIYYGAKGPNKSIVTACASGTHSIGDGFDLIRHGRAKAMIVGGTEASVTQFCINSFANMKALSTRNETPKTASRPFSKDRDGFVMGEGAGILILEELESALARGAKIYAEMVGYGETCDANHITAPIETGEGATKAMRIALKDANLSLDDVTYINAHGTSTPTNDVVETRAIKALFGDKAKNLYISSTKGATGHGLGAAGGIEGVIIAKAIADGVIPPTINLHEVDEECDLNYVPNQAIKTDVKVAMSNSLGFGGHNSVIVMKKFEK, encoded by the coding sequence ATGAAAAGAGTTGTTGTAACAGGATTAGGACTTATTTCATCATTAGGAATAGGTTTAGAAGAAAGTTGGAAGAAACTTATAGCTGGAGAAACTGGAATAGATTTAATAACATCTTATGATACTACAGATCAACCAGTTAGAATAGCTGGAGAAGTTAAAGGTTTTGAACCTACTGACTATGGAATAGAAAAAAAAGAAGTAAAAAAATTAGCAAGAAATACTCAATTTGCTTTAGTAGCTACAAAAATGGCACTAGATGATGCTAATTTTAAAATAGATGAAACTAATGCTGATGATGTTGGGGTTCTTGTATCTGCTGGTGTTGGTGGAATAGAAATAATGGAAGAACAATATGGAGCTATGTTATCAAAAGGTTACAAAAGAATATCTCCATTCACAATTCCAGCTATGATTGAAAATATGGCTGCTGGAAATATAGCTATATACTATGGTGCAAAAGGACCTAATAAATCAATAGTAACTGCTTGTGCATCTGGAACTCACTCAATAGGAGATGGATTTGACTTAATAAGACATGGAAGAGCTAAAGCTATGATAGTTGGAGGAACAGAAGCAAGTGTAACTCAATTCTGTATAAACTCATTTGCAAACATGAAAGCTCTTTCAACTAGAAATGAAACTCCTAAAACAGCATCAAGACCATTCTCAAAAGATAGAGATGGATTTGTAATGGGAGAAGGAGCAGGAATCTTAATATTAGAAGAATTAGAAAGTGCTTTAGCTAGAGGAGCAAAAATCTATGCAGAAATGGTTGGATATGGAGAAACTTGTGATGCTAACCATATAACTGCTCCAATTGAAACAGGAGAAGGAGCTACAAAGGCTATGAGAATAGCTTTAAAAGATGCTAATTTATCTCTTGATGATGTTACATATATCAATGCTCATGGAACTTCAACTCCTACAAATGATGTTGTAGAAACAAGAGCTATTAAAGCTTTATTTGGAGATAAGGCTAAAAATTTATACATATCTTCAACTAAGGGAGCTACAGGACATGGTCTAGGTGCTGCTGGAGGTATTGAAGGGGTTATCATAGCAAAAGCTATAGCTGATGGAGTAATTCCTCCTACAATCAATCTACATGAAGTTGATGAAGAATGTGATTTAAATTATGTTCCTAACCAAGCTATAAAAACAGATGTTAAAGTTGCTATGTCTAACTCACTAGGTTTTGGTGGACATAACTCTGTCATAGTTATGAAAAAATTTGAAAAATAA
- the rnc gene encoding ribonuclease III, producing the protein MKNLLDLEHKLNYYFNNRNLLKTALLHKSLGNEKKEYKNQNNERLELLGDAVLDLIVAEYLYRNYKSASEGTIAKLKAMIVSEPILAKISRQIGLGKFLMLSKGEILSGGRNRESILADAFEAVLGAVYMDSNLEDARSFALGHIEQYITHIEEDEDILDFKSILQEYVQKNFRTVPIYELISEKGPDHMKEFEIQVVVGKYKEKAIAKNKKKAEQLSAKALCIKLGVKYHEAL; encoded by the coding sequence ATGAAGAATCTATTAGATTTAGAACATAAACTAAATTATTACTTTAATAATAGAAATTTATTAAAAACTGCTCTTCTTCATAAATCACTAGGAAACGAAAAAAAAGAATATAAAAATCAAAACAATGAAAGACTAGAACTGCTAGGTGATGCAGTTCTAGATCTTATTGTTGCTGAGTATTTATATAGAAATTACAAAAGTGCTTCTGAGGGAACTATAGCTAAATTGAAAGCTATGATAGTTAGTGAACCTATACTTGCAAAAATATCTCGTCAAATAGGTTTAGGGAAATTTTTAATGTTAAGCAAAGGAGAAATACTATCTGGTGGTAGAAATAGAGAATCTATACTTGCTGATGCATTTGAAGCTGTATTAGGTGCTGTATATATGGATTCTAATTTAGAAGATGCTAGAAGCTTTGCTCTAGGTCATATAGAACAATATATAACACATATAGAAGAAGATGAAGATATTTTAGACTTTAAAAGTATACTACAAGAATATGTACAAAAGAATTTCAGAACTGTTCCTATATATGAACTTATCTCTGAAAAAGGTCCTGACCATATGAAAGAATTTGAAATTCAAGTTGTGGTGGGAAAATATAAAGAAAAGGCTATTGCTAAAAACAAGAAAAAAGCTGAACAATTATCAGCAAAAGCCCTATGTATAAAGTTGGGAGTTAAATACCATGAAGCATTATAA